The following proteins are encoded in a genomic region of Candidatus Diapherotrites archaeon:
- a CDS encoding Nramp family divalent metal transporter, producing the protein MPGFDWKKIALLLAIVGPGIITAAVDNDAPGIATYSVAGANFGFSFMWTLIPIAVILIIIQEMSARLAIVTGKGLGDLIREQFGLKLTFFLMLGLVLTNIANTIAQFAGISASAEIFGVSKYVAVPLAAIFVWILITKGTYKSVEKAFLLATVFYLTYVVVGLTAKPDWNAIVPTLFQPQMRFDMDFLLMLTALVGTTIAPWMQFYIMAAIVEKGIRKEDLKYTKIDVVAGSIITLIIAFFIIMVTAVVLHSNGMRVETAEDAAMALAPVAGEYASRLFAFGLLSASLFAAAILPLATAFYLSEAFGWEHGVDKKFSEAPYFYTAFTATIAVSALVIMLPGIPLIPLMVASQAMNGLLLPAVLILMLLLVNDRKLMGPYANSWKSNLVAGLCSAMLVLMSLFLAASVFFR; encoded by the coding sequence ATGCCCGGATTTGACTGGAAAAAGATTGCGTTGCTGTTGGCGATTGTCGGCCCCGGCATAATCACTGCCGCTGTCGACAACGACGCGCCCGGCATTGCAACCTATTCGGTTGCCGGCGCAAACTTCGGCTTTTCATTCATGTGGACGCTTATTCCGATTGCGGTTATACTGATTATAATCCAGGAAATGAGCGCCAGGCTTGCGATTGTCACGGGAAAGGGCCTCGGCGACCTTATACGGGAGCAGTTCGGCCTCAAGCTGACTTTTTTCCTTATGCTCGGCCTTGTGCTCACGAACATTGCTAATACCATTGCACAGTTTGCTGGCATCAGCGCGTCCGCGGAAATTTTCGGTGTGAGCAAGTATGTCGCCGTTCCGCTTGCCGCGATTTTCGTCTGGATTCTCATAACCAAAGGCACTTACAAGTCGGTTGAAAAGGCGTTCCTGCTTGCAACCGTTTTTTACCTGACATATGTCGTGGTCGGCCTGACTGCAAAGCCGGACTGGAATGCCATAGTGCCGACGCTTTTCCAGCCGCAAATGCGGTTTGACATGGATTTCCTGCTCATGCTTACCGCGCTCGTCGGCACAACGATTGCGCCGTGGATGCAGTTTTACATCATGGCTGCGATTGTCGAAAAGGGAATCAGGAAGGAGGACCTGAAGTACACGAAGATTGACGTCGTGGCGGGCAGCATTATCACGCTCATAATCGCATTTTTCATCATAATGGTTACTGCAGTCGTCCTGCACTCCAACGGCATGAGGGTTGAAACAGCGGAGGATGCGGCCATGGCCCTTGCGCCTGTTGCAGGGGAATACGCTTCAAGGCTTTTTGCTTTCGGACTGCTTTCCGCCTCGCTTTTTGCCGCTGCGATTCTGCCTCTCGCCACGGCATTCTACCTGTCGGAGGCTTTCGGCTGGGAGCACGGCGTCGACAAGAAGTTTTCCGAGGCACCGTATTTTTACACGGCTTTCACTGCGACCATCGCGGTTAGCGCGCTTGTCATTATGCTGCCGGGCATACCGTTGATACCGCTCATGGTGGCATCGCAGGCAATGAACGGGCTGCTTCTGCCGGCAGTCCTGATCCTGATGCTGTTGCTTGTCAATGACAGGAAACTCATGGGCCCGTATGCCAATTCATGGAAGTCAAACCTTGTTGCGGGCCTGTGTTCGGCAATGCTCGTGCTCATGTCATTGTTCCTTGCCGCAAGCGTTTTTTTCAGGTGA
- a CDS encoding shikimate dehydrogenase, producing MDSRTQICALIGSPIGHSLSPAMHNAGFRAENLNFVYLSFETTEAKAAIDAMRALGVRGYNVTMPLKQLAFGLVDELDPLAGKCGAINTIVNADGKLKGYNTDVLGAIGCLEKRTALSGKKVLLVGCGGAGSAIAAGLSEKKAGVFVVDRDAKKAEALAKKAGAKSVSPETIGGLQLDMFDILVNASPAGMHPNEKELPLPEGVLEKLLNNKKLIVFDIVYNPVETRLLKMAKIKGIETIGGTEMLLGQAIAAFELFTEKKAPAGEMEKALLSALGH from the coding sequence ATGGATTCCAGGACACAAATCTGCGCTCTTATAGGTTCGCCGATAGGGCATTCCCTCAGCCCTGCAATGCACAATGCAGGCTTCAGGGCGGAGAACCTGAATTTTGTTTATTTGTCATTCGAAACAACCGAAGCAAAGGCGGCAATCGATGCGATGAGGGCTTTGGGGGTTCGCGGCTACAACGTGACAATGCCCTTGAAACAGCTGGCGTTCGGCCTTGTTGACGAACTCGACCCGCTGGCAGGAAAATGCGGCGCAATCAACACGATCGTAAACGCGGACGGAAAGCTGAAAGGCTACAATACCGACGTGCTCGGTGCAATCGGCTGCCTTGAAAAAAGAACCGCCCTGTCGGGAAAAAAGGTTTTGCTTGTCGGCTGCGGCGGGGCGGGAAGCGCGATTGCCGCCGGCCTTTCGGAAAAGAAGGCAGGCGTTTTTGTTGTCGACCGCGACGCGAAAAAGGCCGAGGCGCTTGCAAAAAAAGCCGGCGCGAAAAGCGTTTCCCCTGAAACAATCGGCGGGCTGCAGCTCGACATGTTTGACATTCTTGTGAATGCAAGCCCGGCAGGCATGCATCCGAATGAAAAAGAGCTTCCGCTGCCGGAAGGCGTGTTGGAAAAATTATTAAACAACAAGAAGCTAATTGTATTCGACATAGTTTACAATCCCGTGGAAACGAGGCTGTTGAAAATGGCTAAAATTAAAGGCATTGAAACGATTGGCGGGACCGAAATGCTTTTGGGCCAGGCGATCGCGGCATTCGAACTGTTCACGGAGAAAAAGGCGCCTGCAGGCGAAATGGAAAAGGCGCTTTTGTCCGCATTGGGGCATTGA
- a CDS encoding magnesium transporter, with the protein MSKAVYFSQLAGKAVSDSKGRAIGTLKDLVMVDGELTAPIVALVVKSNGSRKKIPWKFVESVERQVFLEAEKDGVEFGDVAETDLLVNEVVMDRQIIDVNGVKILKVNDVLLSKSGDRLEIISVDVGAAGFLRRLGIKAFPRIFGGKIIGDFLIPWKHVAPLELSSVSNIKVNVEGTKLNEVHPADLADLLEEMSHSERAIVFKAIKDEQAADTLAEAAPDVAKSLFKSLTQARIAQILKKMEPDEAVDVLSLFPHETVLKILKSMAPEEAAKLLGLLSFPDEAAGSLMNPNVLSLDKDLTAKKAISVLRTKMRGLDRAYYIYVVDKNNRLCGITSLRRLIIADPDRKLGDFMGKRAYRVKTSTPVENITKIINKYDLLSLPVVDDQNRLVGAIAIDDVFEEIVPASLKKRRYTHVHVG; encoded by the coding sequence TTGTCCAAAGCCGTTTATTTCAGCCAGCTTGCCGGCAAGGCCGTCAGCGACTCCAAGGGAAGGGCCATTGGCACGCTTAAAGACCTGGTCATGGTTGACGGCGAGCTGACCGCGCCCATTGTAGCGCTGGTCGTGAAATCAAACGGTTCAAGGAAAAAGATTCCATGGAAATTCGTTGAAAGCGTTGAACGGCAGGTTTTCCTTGAGGCCGAAAAGGACGGCGTGGAATTCGGGGATGTCGCCGAAACCGACCTTCTTGTCAATGAGGTTGTGATGGACCGCCAGATAATCGACGTGAACGGCGTGAAAATCCTGAAGGTCAATGACGTTTTGCTGTCAAAGTCCGGCGACCGGCTCGAGATAATAAGCGTTGATGTGGGGGCGGCGGGTTTTCTTCGCAGGCTCGGCATAAAGGCTTTTCCGCGCATTTTCGGCGGAAAAATCATTGGCGATTTTTTGATTCCGTGGAAGCATGTCGCGCCGCTTGAATTGAGTTCGGTTTCAAACATAAAGGTGAATGTCGAGGGCACAAAGCTCAACGAAGTGCATCCCGCGGACCTTGCTGATCTGCTCGAAGAGATGTCGCACAGCGAGCGCGCAATCGTTTTCAAGGCCATAAAGGACGAGCAGGCCGCCGATACGCTTGCCGAAGCCGCGCCGGACGTTGCAAAGTCGCTGTTCAAGTCCCTGACCCAGGCGAGAATCGCGCAAATTCTCAAAAAAATGGAGCCGGATGAGGCTGTTGATGTGCTGAGCCTTTTTCCGCATGAAACAGTTCTGAAAATCCTCAAGTCAATGGCCCCGGAAGAAGCCGCAAAGCTTTTGGGCCTGCTCTCTTTTCCGGATGAGGCCGCGGGTTCGCTCATGAACCCGAATGTGCTGTCCCTTGACAAGGATTTGACTGCGAAAAAGGCCATTTCAGTGCTTAGAACGAAAATGAGGGGCCTTGACAGGGCATATTACATTTATGTTGTGGACAAGAACAACAGGCTTTGCGGGATAACCTCGCTGAGGCGCCTGATAATAGCCGACCCTGACAGGAAACTTGGCGATTTCATGGGAAAGCGCGCCTATCGCGTCAAAACTTCGACGCCGGTCGAGAACATAACAAAGATAATCAACAAGTACGACCTCTTGTCCCTGCCTGTAGTTGACGACCAGAACCGGCTTGTCGGCGCGATAGCGATTGACGATGTCTTCGAGGAAATCGTGCCCGCAAGCCTGAAAAAAAGGCGTTATACTCACGTCCACGTCGGATGA
- a CDS encoding sodium:calcium antiporter, with protein MPLSPLILNLLLLAGSLAVIYKASQFVIKYAVQLAARIHVSELTIGFLLVSLSTSLPELVVSVIASVNHGSDLAFGTVFGANIADVALVLGATAIFATIVINPETLRNLTLILLGTSLMSLLLLLYNPGRWTGIFFIIIFLFYVFTTLTKKHKIEVEEPKKFHGRGLPKELLLFTVSTAAVILGAQIAVNSTIEISKIAGLSQTLIGATLIAVGTTLPELSISILSVREKHYSLAVGNVIGSCIVNLSLVLGISLLIAPVYAVSNYMRLIVFSVIANISLLYFLQVKRSFGKREGVLLILGYIAFVALFVYGQTALI; from the coding sequence ATGCCCTTAAGCCCACTGATTTTGAACCTGCTGCTGCTCGCCGGCTCGCTTGCGGTAATCTACAAGGCATCGCAGTTTGTCATAAAGTATGCCGTACAGCTAGCCGCGCGGATACACGTGAGCGAGCTTACGATTGGCTTCCTGCTGGTTTCGCTTTCAACATCGCTTCCGGAACTTGTCGTTTCCGTGATTGCGTCGGTCAATCACGGTTCCGACCTCGCATTCGGAACAGTTTTCGGCGCCAACATTGCAGACGTTGCCCTTGTCCTGGGCGCAACCGCGATTTTTGCCACGATTGTGATAAACCCCGAAACCCTGCGCAATCTCACGCTCATCCTGCTGGGAACGTCGCTTATGTCCCTGCTTCTTCTGCTGTATAATCCGGGAAGGTGGACGGGCATTTTTTTCATAATAATTTTCCTGTTTTACGTTTTCACCACGCTTACGAAAAAGCACAAAATCGAGGTCGAGGAACCCAAAAAATTCCATGGCCGCGGCCTTCCGAAGGAGCTTTTGCTGTTCACGGTCTCGACAGCGGCGGTCATACTGGGCGCCCAGATTGCGGTGAATTCCACGATTGAAATTTCAAAAATTGCCGGCCTTTCCCAGACGCTCATCGGCGCAACGCTGATTGCAGTCGGCACAACCCTGCCGGAACTTTCCATCAGCATACTCTCGGTCAGGGAAAAACATTATTCTCTGGCGGTGGGCAATGTCATAGGAAGCTGCATAGTCAATCTCTCGCTTGTTTTGGGAATATCCCTGCTGATAGCGCCGGTTTACGCGGTCTCGAATTACATGCGTCTCATAGTGTTTTCGGTGATAGCGAACATCAGCCTGCTGTATTTCCTGCAGGTAAAGCGAAGCTTCGGAAAAAGGGAAGGCGTCCTGCTGATTTTGGGGTATATTGCGTTTGTCGCCCTGTTCGTTTACGGGCAAACAGCGCTGATTTGA
- the pdxT gene encoding pyridoxal 5'-phosphate synthase glutaminase subunit PdxT: MPEPKIAVIGVQGAVEEHIDCLNACNSNAIWARNVSDLEGISGAIIPGGESTTINKLMLAGGMHARLKEMALNGMPLLGTCAGAILLAKEGDSQTQKTGQALLGLMDFKVNRNAFGRQADSFEAKVRVPEIGKPDFPGVFIRAPAVEGISGRAEAFATLEGKPAGVRQGKMIALAFHPELSGDLRIHSFFCGLAKKFAQADGNAREAKNL; encoded by the coding sequence GTGCCGGAACCTAAAATTGCCGTCATCGGCGTGCAGGGCGCGGTCGAAGAGCACATCGATTGCCTGAACGCCTGCAATTCAAACGCAATCTGGGCCAGAAACGTTTCGGATCTTGAAGGCATTTCCGGCGCAATCATTCCGGGCGGCGAGTCGACCACAATCAACAAGCTCATGCTCGCAGGCGGAATGCATGCCAGATTGAAGGAAATGGCTTTGAATGGAATGCCGTTGCTCGGCACGTGCGCCGGCGCAATCCTTTTGGCGAAAGAGGGGGATTCGCAAACGCAAAAGACCGGCCAGGCATTGCTTGGCCTGATGGATTTCAAGGTCAACAGGAACGCTTTCGGCAGGCAGGCCGACAGCTTTGAAGCGAAAGTTCGGGTTCCGGAAATAGGAAAGCCGGATTTTCCAGGCGTGTTCATCCGCGCGCCCGCGGTCGAAGGCATTTCCGGCAGGGCGGAGGCGTTTGCAACGCTTGAAGGAAAGCCTGCCGGCGTGAGGCAGGGCAAAATGATTGCATTGGCATTCCACCCGGAGCTTTCAGGCGACCTGCGCATCCACTCGTTTTTCTGCGGGCTCGCCAAAAAATTCGCACAGGCCGATGGCAATGCCCGTGAAGCCAAAAATTTATAA
- a CDS encoding cation:proton antiporter: MTDVLTAFFFLALVIFSGFFAQAFFRRTGISDFLLLMAIGLLLGPVLHFFDNATVIFLRGIAPFFASLALIFMLFEGGMGLNFRQVLREIGRATLFTFLVFVFTLFLVAGILSAFGWPLLVSLLVGAVLGGTSAEIIIPMLKGLRASNETKTMIFLESTINDAFCLVSAIAILEIMVSRSLDVQGIFQGILAAFAVAAFLGAYAGIFWLKILRDHRETVKPYQYLLTISVLFVLYFFAEYAKGNGPIAVLVFGLILGNSREITAALGMKETVIDANIKLFQSEIAFFIKTFFFVYLGIIIDPGEFTPLLIALGVSIVVFLVLARVAATEVVARFNRELQADKTAIVSLMARGLATAVLATYVVSAGVDLGEFGPAIIRLTFIAIILTNVVAMAGVFYLNSRQKSGVPVNADSKNGLVSEVIVGPGRTAKEMQLEPL; the protein is encoded by the coding sequence ATGACCGACGTTTTAACCGCGTTCTTTTTCCTCGCATTGGTGATTTTTTCGGGTTTTTTTGCCCAGGCGTTTTTCCGGCGGACCGGCATTTCGGACTTTCTCCTGCTCATGGCAATCGGCCTTCTGCTCGGCCCCGTGCTCCATTTTTTTGACAATGCGACAGTAATCTTTTTGAGGGGCATTGCGCCGTTTTTCGCCTCTCTCGCGCTGATTTTCATGCTGTTTGAAGGCGGCATGGGCCTCAACTTCAGGCAGGTTCTGCGCGAAATAGGCAGGGCGACGCTTTTCACTTTCCTTGTTTTCGTTTTCACGCTTTTTTTGGTCGCCGGCATACTGTCGGCTTTCGGCTGGCCTCTGCTTGTGAGCCTTCTGGTTGGCGCGGTGCTCGGGGGAACGAGCGCGGAAATAATAATTCCGATGCTGAAGGGCCTGCGCGCATCCAATGAAACAAAGACTATGATTTTTCTGGAGTCCACTATAAACGACGCATTCTGCCTTGTTTCGGCGATAGCCATACTGGAGATAATGGTTTCAAGGAGCCTTGACGTGCAGGGCATATTCCAGGGAATACTTGCGGCTTTCGCGGTTGCCGCGTTTCTCGGCGCCTATGCAGGCATTTTTTGGCTGAAAATACTGCGCGACCACAGGGAAACAGTGAAACCATACCAGTATCTGCTGACAATTTCAGTTCTTTTCGTCCTCTATTTCTTTGCAGAATACGCCAAGGGCAACGGCCCGATAGCGGTTTTGGTTTTTGGCCTGATTCTCGGCAATTCCAGGGAAATAACCGCCGCATTGGGCATGAAGGAAACAGTGATTGATGCCAACATAAAGCTTTTCCAGTCCGAAATAGCGTTTTTCATCAAAACGTTTTTTTTCGTCTACCTTGGAATAATAATCGACCCCGGCGAGTTTACGCCGCTTTTGATTGCCCTCGGCGTTTCAATCGTCGTGTTCCTGGTGCTGGCGAGGGTTGCCGCGACAGAGGTTGTTGCCCGGTTCAACAGGGAACTGCAGGCGGACAAGACTGCGATAGTGTCGCTGATGGCGCGCGGCCTCGCCACTGCCGTGCTGGCAACATACGTAGTTTCCGCCGGAGTCGATTTGGGGGAATTCGGCCCTGCCATAATCCGCCTGACTTTCATCGCAATAATCCTGACAAATGTCGTCGCGATGGCCGGGGTGTTTTACCTGAATTCGCGCCAGAAATCCGGGGTTCCCGTGAATGCAGACAGCAAAAACGGGCTTGTTTCGGAAGTGATTGTAGGGCCTGGCCGGACGGCAAAGGAAATGCAGTTGGAGCCGCTTTAA
- a CDS encoding iron-containing alcohol dehydrogenase, with product MELIVGIIMAKELLQKFEFGFPVRIVFGNNAISETGRIASAFGPEKILLVTSGSSMKRLGYVDALLESIRAVNGKTGVVVFDGVSGEPSLETCDAAAAFARKEKADLVVGLGGGSVLDTAKTAAILATNKGSAIDHVEKDFAKKGLPFMAVPTTAGSGSEVTRAAVFKDPTSHEKLALRSNRMFPAVAVVDPLLTVSCPPSVTAESGMDVLTHAIEAFVSGGASPVTDLFALESVRLANVSLETAFSDGKNLEARERMALASVLAGMAISNAGTGACHAFAHSIGGKFSMTHGLINAVMLPHVMALNLPAQKEKFAMLAGALGKKSAEEGVSRIAKISRNVGTDARLSASGISERNFDIILDDAMKGMLKRRNVRPISRQDLRGILEKTL from the coding sequence ATGGAATTGATTGTCGGGATTATTATGGCAAAAGAACTGCTGCAAAAATTCGAGTTCGGGTTTCCCGTCAGGATAGTTTTCGGAAACAATGCGATTTCCGAAACCGGAAGGATTGCTTCGGCGTTCGGGCCGGAAAAAATCCTGCTCGTGACAAGCGGAAGTTCGATGAAAAGGCTGGGTTACGTTGACGCGCTGCTTGAAAGCATTCGCGCCGTTAACGGCAAAACAGGGGTTGTGGTATTCGACGGCGTTTCCGGCGAGCCGTCGCTCGAAACATGCGATGCGGCCGCTGCATTCGCAAGGAAGGAAAAAGCGGATTTGGTTGTCGGTTTGGGCGGCGGCAGCGTGCTTGACACGGCGAAAACCGCGGCAATTCTTGCCACAAACAAAGGCAGCGCCATCGACCACGTGGAAAAGGATTTCGCAAAGAAGGGCCTGCCGTTCATGGCCGTTCCCACGACAGCCGGAAGCGGAAGCGAAGTCACGCGGGCCGCCGTATTCAAGGATCCCACAAGCCATGAGAAGCTTGCATTGCGCAGCAACCGGATGTTTCCCGCAGTCGCCGTAGTCGACCCACTGCTGACTGTTTCATGCCCCCCGTCGGTTACAGCCGAATCGGGAATGGATGTGCTCACGCATGCAATCGAGGCGTTTGTTTCCGGCGGTGCTTCGCCGGTGACGGACCTGTTTGCCCTGGAATCGGTAAGGCTTGCGAACGTTTCCCTGGAAACCGCTTTTTCCGACGGCAAAAACCTCGAAGCGCGTGAAAGGATGGCTTTGGCAAGCGTGCTTGCGGGAATGGCCATAAGCAATGCCGGCACCGGCGCCTGCCATGCCTTCGCACATTCCATCGGGGGAAAGTTCAGTATGACGCACGGCCTCATAAATGCGGTCATGCTTCCGCACGTCATGGCGCTCAATCTTCCCGCGCAAAAAGAAAAGTTTGCAATGCTCGCCGGTGCCCTTGGAAAAAAGTCGGCGGAGGAAGGCGTTTCAAGAATAGCCAAAATTTCCCGCAATGTCGGAACGGATGCAAGGCTCTCGGCCTCAGGCATAAGCGAACGCAACTTCGACATAATTCTGGATGATGCGATGAAGGGAATGCTGAAACGCAGGAATGTGCGGCCCATTTCAAGGCAGGACCTGCGCGGGATACTTGAAAAGACACTTTGA
- the aroC gene encoding chorismate synthase, whose amino-acid sequence MAGNSFGQLFRITTFGESHGTALGVIVDGCPPKISVSEADIQKELDRRRPGQSRVTTPRKEPDRMKILSGVFRGKTIGTPIALVIENLDVDSSKYEETKNLFRPGHADLTYSQKFGIRDYRGGGRASARETVARVAAGAIAKKILASRGTRIISHTMEIAGVRAKSFSEKEIEKNIVRCADRKAAKAMERAIVKAKAEGDSVGGIIEVVVKKPPAGLGEPVFDKLEAELAKAIMSLPAVKGVEIGVGFGAARLKGSECNDAIEMKGGKVSFKSNNAGGILGGISTGQDIVLRFVVKPPSSIAKAQSTVDDMGRNAKISVLGRHDPCVAPRAGPIAEAMVAIVLADHLLRQNAISK is encoded by the coding sequence ATGGCGGGAAATTCTTTCGGACAACTTTTCAGGATAACGACTTTTGGGGAGAGCCATGGCACTGCTTTGGGCGTCATAGTCGACGGCTGCCCGCCGAAGATAAGCGTAAGCGAAGCGGACATTCAGAAGGAACTCGACCGGCGCAGGCCCGGCCAGAGCAGAGTAACGACGCCCAGAAAAGAGCCGGACCGGATGAAAATCCTTTCAGGGGTTTTCCGGGGCAAAACCATTGGCACGCCCATAGCGCTGGTAATCGAAAACCTTGATGTTGATTCCTCAAAATACGAGGAAACGAAAAACCTGTTCAGGCCGGGCCATGCCGACCTGACTTACTCGCAGAAATTCGGGATACGGGATTACAGGGGCGGGGGAAGGGCTTCCGCGCGCGAAACCGTTGCAAGGGTCGCAGCCGGCGCGATAGCGAAAAAAATCCTCGCATCCCGCGGCACAAGGATAATTTCGCACACAATGGAAATTGCGGGCGTCCGCGCAAAATCTTTTTCGGAAAAAGAAATTGAAAAAAACATTGTGCGTTGTGCTGACAGGAAAGCCGCAAAGGCCATGGAACGCGCGATTGTGAAGGCAAAGGCTGAGGGCGACAGCGTCGGCGGAATAATCGAAGTCGTGGTGAAAAAGCCGCCCGCAGGGCTGGGCGAGCCGGTCTTCGACAAGCTTGAAGCGGAACTGGCAAAAGCCATAATGTCCTTGCCTGCCGTGAAAGGCGTGGAAATTGGCGTGGGCTTCGGGGCCGCAAGGCTTAAGGGCAGCGAATGCAACGACGCGATTGAAATGAAAGGCGGAAAGGTTTCATTCAAGTCCAACAATGCCGGCGGCATTCTCGGCGGCATTTCAACCGGGCAGGACATTGTTTTGAGGTTTGTGGTAAAGCCGCCGTCCTCGATTGCAAAAGCGCAGTCGACAGTCGACGACATGGGAAGGAACGCAAAAATCTCAGTTCTCGGCAGGCACGACCCGTGCGTTGCGCCGCGCGCCGGGCCTATTGCAGAGGCAATGGTTGCAATTGTTCTGGCAGACCATCTGCTGAGGCAGAATGCCATAAGCAAGTAA
- a CDS encoding cation:proton antiporter: MVDVITSFLFISIIILSGFFGQIIFKRTRVSDFILLLAIGLLAGPVLNIFDQATISFLRDITPFFASLALIIMLFEGGLHLNFQNVLREISRATLFTIMTFVITLLFVAAFFFVLGWPILVGLLVGAIIGGTCSTIIVPIVKKTTARDETKTMLALESTITDALCVIAAITIIQIIVSKSIDFQVVMQSILGAFAIAGFVGAVSGIAWLKILRDFNGSIKEYQYLLTIATLFAIYVVVEYAKGNGAVAALVFGMVLGNSKEIMGFLKMREIEIDANIKLFQSEIAFFVKTFFFIYLGIITDLNSFTVFSLLAAAFLVVLIGSARLIAAKVLIFLNRQLEADKTVIVSLMARGLAAAVLATYPLSIGVDVNGHAQEISQLVFLIIIFTNITTSAGVFYSHQSMPEQAAREEEKREKLVDKVVVGGTNGSAGPGKRPKTRRN; encoded by the coding sequence ATGGTTGATGTCATAACTTCGTTCCTTTTCATTTCGATAATAATCCTTTCGGGTTTTTTCGGGCAGATAATTTTCAAACGGACCAGGGTATCGGATTTCATACTGCTTTTGGCAATAGGGCTGCTTGCGGGCCCGGTGCTGAACATTTTTGACCAGGCAACAATATCCTTCCTTCGCGACATCACGCCGTTTTTCGCATCCCTGGCGCTCATAATAATGCTTTTTGAGGGCGGCCTTCACCTGAATTTCCAGAATGTCCTCAGGGAAATAAGCCGGGCAACCCTTTTCACCATCATGACGTTTGTCATCACGCTCCTGTTTGTCGCGGCATTCTTTTTCGTCCTTGGCTGGCCCATACTTGTGGGCCTGCTTGTCGGCGCGATAATAGGCGGCACATGCTCCACGATAATCGTGCCAATAGTGAAAAAAACCACTGCAAGGGACGAAACAAAGACAATGCTGGCTCTTGAATCAACCATAACGGATGCTCTGTGCGTGATTGCCGCGATAACGATTATCCAGATAATTGTGTCAAAGAGCATTGATTTCCAGGTGGTCATGCAGTCTATTCTCGGGGCGTTCGCGATAGCCGGCTTTGTCGGCGCCGTATCCGGCATAGCATGGCTGAAAATACTGCGCGATTTCAATGGCAGCATAAAGGAATACCAGTACCTGCTGACAATCGCAACCCTTTTCGCCATTTACGTTGTCGTTGAATACGCCAAGGGAAACGGCGCGGTCGCGGCGCTGGTCTTCGGCATGGTCCTCGGCAATTCAAAGGAAATAATGGGCTTCCTCAAAATGCGGGAAATCGAAATCGACGCCAACATAAAGCTTTTCCAGTCCGAAATAGCGTTTTTCGTTAAAACGTTCTTTTTCATCTATCTCGGCATAATAACCGACCTGAACTCATTCACGGTATTTTCCCTGCTGGCTGCGGCATTCCTTGTCGTGCTCATCGGCTCGGCAAGGCTCATTGCGGCGAAGGTTCTGATCTTTTTGAACAGGCAGCTGGAAGCCGACAAAACCGTGATAGTGTCGCTGATGGCGCGCGGCCTCGCCGCCGCGGTGCTGGCGACATATCCGCTTTCAATCGGCGTTGATGTCAACGGCCATGCACAGGAAATAAGCCAGCTTGTTTTCCTGATAATAATTTTCACCAATATCACGACGAGCGCGGGCGTTTTCTATTCGCACCAGTCCATGCCCGAACAGGCGGCAAGGGAAGAGGAAAAACGCGAAAAGCTCGTGGACAAAGTGGTGGTCGGGGGCACGAACGGGTCCGCCGGGCCGGGAAAAAGGCCAAAAACCAGACGGAACTAA